GTAATCTAATCATTTCAGTGATAACAGCCCTGTCTGTGTTATCAATAAACTCAATACTACTATCTGGAATACCTGACGAATAAGCTGCTTTACAGACGAGTTCAACTAAAACCTTGTTTGAGTTCACTGCCTCACTGCCACCTCGTAAAATTACGCAGTTGCCTGATTTAAGACAGAGCCCGACAGAATCTACAGTAACATTCGGCCGGGCTTCATAAATCATCCCAATAACACCAATTGGCACACGGACTTTTTTTATAATTAGTCCATTTGGTCTAATTGATTTTTCAATAATCTCGCCAACAGGGTCAGGCAATTTTGTAACCTGCCTCAAGCCGTCAGCTATCGCAAAAATCCTTTTTTCATTCAGTTTTAATCGGTCAAGCAGTGCTGACGACATCTTTTGTTTCTGTGTATTCTTTATATCTTTTAAATTTGCTGAAATTATTCTATCTGAATTTTTAAGAATGATATTCGCCATTTTGAGAAGAGCATTGTTTTTAGTTTTAGTTGAAACAAGTGCTAATTTTTTAGAAGCATTTTTTGCCCTTTTGGCTTTTCCAACAATATAGTTTTTTATATTCATACTTTCCAAATTTCACGCATTTTTCAAGTCATTGGGCAATGCAGGGATTGAACCTGCGACCCCTCCCGTGTGAGGGGAGTGCTCTCCCGCTGAGCTAATTGCCCGTAACATTTATTTTTGGACAAATGTCTAATAAAAAACAATTTTTACAATCAGGTTTTTGTGCCTTACAAATTTTTCTACCGTGTTCTATTAAGAGATTAGAAATTGCAAACCAATCTTTTTGGGAAACTATATTCATTAAATCCTGCTCTATTTTTTCAGGCTGCTCGTTTTTAGAAAGTCCCAATCGGCTTGATAACCGTTTTACATGTGTATCAACAGCAATTCCGTCAATAATACCAAAAGCGTTTGAAAGAACTATATTTGCTGTTTTTCGTGCAACACCAGGCAATGTAAGAAGTTCAGCCATTGTATTAGGAACCTTACCGTTATATTTTTTTTCTATTATTTTTGCCATTCCAATTATATTTCTTGCTTTATTGTGATAGAAACCGGTTGACCTTATTTCCTGTTCAAACTCTTTTATCCCTGTATTTGCATAATCGGCTGTATTTTTATATTTTCTGAAAAGTTGAGGTGTGATTTTATTTACGCGTTCGTCGGTACATTGTGCTGAAAGAATTGTAGCGACAAGTATTTCTATTGGATTAGAGAAATGGAGTGCTGTTTTTTTTACATCTGGATAATGTTTTTTCAATCGTATTAATAGTTCTTCTACTTTTAATCTTTCACCTTTCATTTCGATTCGCTCACCGAGAATAAATTCTCGGCTACATTGTAGTGCGAATTTGTTCCATTAACGGCAGGTTGAAACCTGCCATTCCACAAATTCTTTTTTTGGGCCCTGAGGGACTTGAACCCCCGACCCGCTGATTATGAGTCAGCTGCTCTGACCAACTGAGCTAAGAGCCCGTATTCCGTCTTAACTTATATTTTTAATCGTTTTTCCGTCAATAAAACTCATTTTTTCAATCACGACATTAGCCGAC
The window above is part of the Elusimicrobiota bacterium genome. Proteins encoded here:
- the nth gene encoding endonuclease III; translated protein: MKGERLKVEELLIRLKKHYPDVKKTALHFSNPIEILVATILSAQCTDERVNKITPQLFRKYKNTADYANTGIKEFEQEIRSTGFYHNKARNIIGMAKIIEKKYNGKVPNTMAELLTLPGVARKTANIVLSNAFGIIDGIAVDTHVKRLSSRLGLSKNEQPEKIEQDLMNIVSQKDWFAISNLLIEHGRKICKAQKPDCKNCFLLDICPKINVTGN